DNA from Euzebya rosea:
GGATCCTTCGGGGGATCCCCCGTGACGTCGTCGCCAGCGGGATGCGCCTCGGCCGGACCGTCCGGCTGGTGCCGAGCCCGCGATGGTGGCGGCGGATGGACGTCGCCTGGCTGGCCAACGTCGCGGTCCTGTGGGGCTGGCACGCCGCGATGGCCTACGACGCCGCGCTGGCCGACGACGTGGTGCACCTGGTCCAGCACGCCTCGTGGCTGCTGGCCGGATGGCTGTGGTGGCGGGTCGTCCTTCGCCATCGACGGGCCGAGCCCGGCATCCGGTTGCTGTTCGCCTTCACCACGGCGATGGCGACGGTCTTCCTCGCGGCGTTGATGACGTTCGCGGGCACGCCCTGGTACGAGGGGTACGCCACGACCACCGCGGCGTGGGGACTGACCCCGCTGGCCGACCAGCAGCTCGCCGGGGCCCTGATGTGGGTCCCCGGCGGGCTGGTGTATCCGGCCACGGCGCTGTGGCTCCTGGTCGGCTGGCTCCGGTCGATCGAGGCCGAGGCTCAGCAGCCGAGGGCGGAGGTGTAGCTCTCCTCCACCGTCAGCGTCATGCCGCCCTCGATGGTGCCGTCGCCAGCCACGGCGTCGGCGTACTGCCAGAGGACGTTCGACCAACCGCCATCCGGCTCCATCTCGAGGAGGATCGGCCAGTCATGGGACGTCGCAAGCGCATCCCGGGCAGCGGTACGTCGCGCGTCGTCGGCGACCGCCCCGGCAGCGATCCATTCCTCGATCCAGCCGCAGGCCACGGCACCGGTGACGGCGGCACCGACCTGGTAGCGGTCGTTGGTGGACGCGACGTCCTCCAACGCAGCCCGGTCGAACCCCGGGGGCAGCGGTACACCGTCGAGCATGCTGGCGACCACGGTGCCTCGCTGGGACGGTGAGATGGCGGAGTCCGGCAGCGCGTCGCTCCACTGCTGCGGGGTCGCCGGCGTCAACGTGGCTGCCAGTGCAGCGAAGCGCTCGGCGTCCATGCGCGTGCCACGGAGCTCCAGGGATCGCACGTCATCGGTCCACAGGGCGGTGTGATCGTCGGGGGAGTACGCCATCACGTCGGCCTGCTGGCCGTTGATCGCGATCGTGGTCACCGGCGTGGTCGAGGTTCGACGGTCCTCGACCCAGCCGTCGTGTTCCTCGACCGGTCGCCAGTGTAGGTCCATCGTCCCGTCGGGACCGACGAAGGACACCTCGCCGAGGGTGTCGGCCTGGATCTGCACGCGCTCCAGCGTCCACCCGTCGGCATCGAGCAGCAGATGGGGGCCGACGTCGCCGAAGACCTGGGTGCCGCCGCCGTCGCCGACGGCGTCGGGCGTGGGGACGACACGGACGACCGCCACCACGAGCAGGGCCACGATCGCGGCGGCC
Protein-coding regions in this window:
- a CDS encoding cytochrome c oxidase assembly protein is translated as MWGTTLESTGVSWTTWTLEPMLLLAVVVAAGLYQRGRAAGTARSGVDRRDAAFLAGLVVLVLAVMSPLDAAAGHLASAHMVQHLLLGLVVAPLLVVAGPGHRILRGIPRDVVASGMRLGRTVRLVPSPRWWRRMDVAWLANVAVLWGWHAAMAYDAALADDVVHLVQHASWLLAGWLWWRVVLRHRRAEPGIRLLFAFTTAMATVFLAALMTFAGTPWYEGYATTTAAWGLTPLADQQLAGALMWVPGGLVYPATALWLLVGWLRSIEAEAQQPRAEV